A single genomic interval of Bradyrhizobium sp. sBnM-33 harbors:
- the hypB gene encoding hydrogenase nickel incorporation protein HypB: MAATNRAWFSGREILALNLVSSPGAGKTTLLERTIRDLHHEANLFVIEGDQATANDGERIRLAGAPAVQVNTGTGCHLEADMIARGISELRPPSGSIVMIENVGNLVCPAMFDLGEHARIVVLSVTEGEDKPIKYPHMFRSANLMILNKIDLLPHVDFDVDRTVAYARQVNPDIEVIQLSSRTGAGLEQWYDWLRRQMQLIKDAVFASSDRKTRCSAYWGWDYCSACSTRSRPIILLRYRASLRVARTSPRSSSMG, translated from the coding sequence ATGGCGGCCACGAATAGGGCGTGGTTCTCCGGCCGCGAGATCCTGGCTCTGAATCTGGTGAGCTCGCCGGGCGCAGGAAAGACAACCCTGCTGGAGCGGACCATCCGAGACTTGCACCACGAGGCAAATCTCTTCGTGATCGAGGGGGACCAGGCCACTGCGAACGATGGAGAACGAATTCGGCTCGCTGGCGCTCCGGCGGTGCAAGTGAATACAGGGACAGGTTGCCACCTGGAAGCCGATATGATCGCTCGCGGCATTTCGGAACTCCGTCCCCCGTCCGGGTCGATCGTGATGATCGAAAACGTCGGAAATCTCGTTTGTCCGGCAATGTTCGACCTCGGCGAGCACGCGAGGATCGTTGTCCTCTCTGTGACCGAGGGAGAGGACAAGCCGATCAAATATCCTCACATGTTTCGGTCGGCGAACCTGATGATCCTGAACAAGATCGATTTGCTGCCGCATGTGGATTTCGATGTCGATCGCACGGTCGCCTATGCGCGACAGGTCAATCCCGACATTGAAGTCATACAGCTCTCGTCCAGAACCGGTGCGGGACTTGAGCAGTGGTACGATTGGCTTCGACGGCAAATGCAATTAATCAAAGATGCTGTCTTCGCATCAAGCGATCGGAAAACGCGATGTTCGGCATACTGGGGCTGGGACTACTGCTCGGCATGCAGCACGCGCTCGAGGCCGATCATATTGCTGCGGTATCGAGCATCGCTGCGCGTCGCACGAACGTCGCCGAGATCGTCAAGCATGGGCTGA
- a CDS encoding ATP-binding cassette domain-containing protein: protein MADVLGNVLLGIKGRKQDAGRILDAVGLQGRESEFPIGLSGGQRQRVALARALIHEPDLLLLDEPFGALDAITRAAMQLLLEQLLVARPRTVVLVTHDVEEALLLSDRVLLVRDGGIARDLIFDQPRPRHRGDPALATLKEELLDGLLTAERDLAAVA, encoded by the coding sequence GTGGCGGACGTCCTCGGCAATGTGTTGTTGGGCATCAAGGGCAGGAAGCAGGACGCGGGGCGCATCCTCGACGCAGTCGGGTTGCAAGGGCGCGAAAGCGAGTTTCCGATCGGGCTGTCGGGCGGCCAGCGCCAGCGCGTGGCGTTGGCGAGGGCGCTGATTCACGAGCCGGATCTGTTGTTGCTCGACGAGCCGTTTGGGGCCCTCGATGCCATCACCCGGGCTGCGATGCAGTTGCTGCTGGAGCAGTTGCTGGTCGCACGGCCCCGCACCGTCGTGCTGGTCACGCACGACGTCGAGGAGGCGTTGCTGCTCTCTGATCGTGTGCTCCTGGTCAGGGATGGCGGCATCGCGCGCGACCTGATCTTCGATCAGCCGCGTCCCCGGCATCGCGGCGATCCGGCGCTGGCGACCCTGAAGGAAGAGCTGCTCGACGGTCTGCTCACGGCCGAGCGCGACTTGGCTGCCGTTGCATAA
- a CDS encoding PhnD/SsuA/transferrin family substrate-binding protein, with product MPPQLTIAVIGDGRTGVWASLRAGVGGRNLEHELGTKIVWQPGFTASLPVMEAIKAGSVDFTFATATAVVNTVPARVPIVPLAAYPLPVDEVDFVVQANSSIKTAADLKGKEIAHQNGTTGTYSLIKYLETAGLRLSDVAAVS from the coding sequence GTGCCGCCGCAGCTGACCATCGCGGTCATCGGAGACGGCCGCACTGGCGTCTGGGCATCGCTGCGGGCAGGCGTGGGCGGCCGCAATCTTGAGCACGAGCTCGGCACCAAGATCGTCTGGCAACCGGGCTTCACGGCATCGCTGCCGGTGATGGAGGCGATCAAGGCCGGCTCGGTCGATTTCACGTTCGCAACCGCGACCGCGGTCGTGAATACCGTTCCGGCGCGCGTTCCGATCGTGCCACTCGCGGCTTATCCGCTGCCGGTCGACGAGGTTGATTTCGTGGTGCAGGCCAACTCGTCGATCAAGACGGCGGCCGATCTGAAAGGCAAGGAGATCGCCCATCAGAACGGCACGACGGGCACCTACAGCCTGATCAAATATCTAGAGACCGCCGGCCTCAGATTGTCTGATGTCGCAGCGGTCAGCTGA
- a CDS encoding OsmC family protein, which translates to MNAQTAETVSITSATMGQFGRYLPSARTNHFISDQRVAVGGPGEAITAGELLLSSLGSCSLGLIQKTAKEEGIALREVGSEVSFRRHATDPTQYEWIRIAVRLSGVTAGEAETLVAGFTANCPIYNTLKRGGPVEISWTVS; encoded by the coding sequence ATGAACGCTCAGACCGCCGAGACGGTGTCGATCACCTCTGCCACGATGGGCCAGTTTGGCCGCTATTTGCCCAGCGCAAGGACGAACCATTTCATCTCTGATCAGCGTGTCGCCGTCGGCGGTCCCGGCGAAGCGATCACCGCCGGCGAGTTGCTGCTGTCGTCGCTCGGCAGTTGCTCGCTTGGCCTGATCCAGAAGACGGCAAAAGAAGAGGGGATCGCGCTGCGCGAGGTCGGATCCGAAGTCTCGTTCCGGCGTCACGCAACCGATCCGACGCAGTACGAATGGATTCGTATCGCGGTGCGCCTGTCCGGCGTGACGGCGGGCGAGGCTGAGACGCTTGTTGCCGGCTTCACCGCGAACTGCCCGATCTACAATACTCTGAAGCGTGGCGGGCCCGTCGAGATCTCCTGGACTGTGAGCTGA
- a CDS encoding LLM class flavin-dependent oxidoreductase, with protein sequence MPDKKLHLAAFVSAGPVSGSHAGWRHPEADGDLLSAAYYQNIGRLLEEGRFDLLFIADILAIPDTLGGSLNSQLRYGALGALRLDPLVVLSIIAGATKHLGLGATLSTTYAQPYVLARALATLDHLSGGRAAWNIVTSFQEAEARNFGLTEQLSREGRYERADEFLEIVTKLWKSWEDGALVRDRQTPLFADPARVHPIDHSGKWFNVRGPLNVSRPPQGRPVFIQAGASDRGRDFAARWAEIIFVTPGLIDVAVEFRNDLRARAVRFGRDPDTVKVLPGIVPVIGDTEKQAKALHDQLHELSHPESGLSTLSYHLGVDLSRFPQDQVLPENLDVPGVEGHYREVAEPTPRSGLSLADLGQRYGAGRTTSGFAGTPGTVADRMQEWFEAGACDGFMLQVPYLPGGLEELVHGLVPELQRRGLFRTEYDQPELARFSRLSWARPAG encoded by the coding sequence ATGCCTGACAAGAAACTGCACCTTGCCGCCTTTGTCTCTGCAGGTCCGGTCTCCGGCAGCCATGCTGGCTGGCGGCATCCGGAAGCGGACGGCGACCTGCTGTCCGCCGCCTACTACCAGAATATCGGCCGGCTGCTGGAGGAAGGGCGTTTCGATCTTCTGTTCATTGCCGACATTCTCGCGATCCCGGACACGCTGGGCGGCAGCCTCAACAGCCAGCTTCGCTACGGCGCGCTGGGTGCATTACGGCTCGATCCGCTGGTGGTGCTCTCGATCATCGCGGGCGCGACCAAGCATCTCGGTCTTGGCGCGACCCTTTCGACAACCTACGCCCAGCCCTATGTCCTGGCGCGCGCGCTCGCGACGCTCGATCATCTCAGCGGCGGTCGCGCCGCCTGGAACATCGTCACCTCGTTTCAGGAGGCGGAGGCGCGCAATTTCGGCCTGACCGAGCAGCTCTCGCGCGAGGGGCGCTACGAGCGCGCCGACGAATTTCTGGAGATCGTGACTAAGCTGTGGAAGTCGTGGGAGGATGGCGCGCTGGTCCGGGATCGCCAGACGCCGCTATTCGCCGATCCCGCGCGGGTGCACCCGATCGACCATTCCGGCAAATGGTTCAACGTGCGAGGCCCGCTCAATGTCAGCCGGCCACCGCAAGGGCGCCCGGTCTTCATCCAGGCCGGCGCTTCCGATCGCGGCCGCGATTTCGCTGCGCGATGGGCCGAGATCATCTTCGTGACGCCGGGCCTGATCGACGTCGCCGTCGAATTCCGCAACGACTTGCGCGCCCGCGCGGTCCGCTTCGGTCGCGACCCTGATACAGTCAAGGTGTTGCCCGGCATCGTCCCGGTCATTGGCGACACGGAGAAGCAGGCCAAGGCGCTACACGACCAGCTCCACGAATTGTCTCATCCCGAGTCCGGTCTCTCGACATTGTCCTATCATCTCGGCGTCGACCTCTCGCGCTTCCCGCAGGATCAAGTCCTGCCTGAGAATCTCGATGTCCCCGGTGTCGAAGGGCACTATCGCGAGGTCGCCGAGCCGACGCCGCGCTCAGGCTTGAGTCTCGCCGACCTGGGACAGCGCTACGGTGCGGGGAGAACCACCAGCGGATTTGCCGGCACGCCCGGTACGGTGGCCGATCGCATGCAGGAGTGGTTCGAGGCGGGCGCCTGCGACGGCTTCATGTTGCAGGTTCCGTACCTTCCAGGCGGGTTGGAGGAGCTGGTCCACGGCCTCGTGCCGGAGCTGCAACGTCGCGGCCTGTTCCGCACGGAGTACGACCAGCCCGAGCTTGCGCGATTCTCTCGGCTGAGCTGGGCCCGGCCGGCGGGCTGA
- a CDS encoding TIGR02679 family protein, translating into MISSTDPRLQRLLGGDRYALLRKRLRQRFERASLGSTVENFRIGKLTAEEHAALASLLGRPLRYTNSLQVDVRLVDTAFQNAGIAASLRDALEKLDGPISNLATTRLALQTMWSDVLGGCTHRELIGLLQAPAGIGLLKRLARQSPPAALQLCRRVEAVLQRLPASGITRSQLAADVLGDAHALDIGQPTATLALTVWRQVIARTDYNNDDVDSEPTGDGELEPGGGAERDRDVWAKAGVLVNELARPVLFLNLPMRDAGNYSQSQGEPVYASLRSLLRSPPSWDVADRKVYVCENPNLVAIAADHWGSDCAPLVCTDGMPAAAQRCLLSQLAKARAQLFYHGDFDWPGVRIGNHVMREHGAQPWRFGASDYESAVEQTSCLGQALTGKAAPALWDERLMTAMQQHRLSIAEEALAASLLEDLRAT; encoded by the coding sequence ATGATTTCCTCGACCGACCCACGCCTGCAACGCCTACTTGGCGGCGACCGTTACGCCTTGCTGCGCAAGCGCCTGCGTCAGCGTTTCGAACGGGCATCGCTCGGCTCCACGGTTGAAAACTTTCGCATCGGCAAGCTCACTGCGGAGGAGCATGCTGCATTGGCTTCGCTGCTTGGTCGTCCGCTCCGTTACACCAATTCCTTACAAGTCGACGTTCGCCTCGTCGACACCGCTTTCCAGAATGCCGGCATCGCCGCTTCGCTGCGCGACGCACTTGAAAAACTCGATGGCCCGATTTCGAATCTCGCCACGACGCGCCTTGCGCTGCAAACAATGTGGTCGGATGTGCTGGGCGGCTGCACTCACCGCGAACTGATCGGACTGCTGCAGGCTCCGGCGGGCATCGGGCTTCTCAAGCGCCTTGCACGACAGAGCCCACCGGCGGCGCTCCAACTCTGTCGCCGTGTCGAAGCGGTATTGCAACGCCTGCCCGCGAGCGGCATCACACGTTCGCAATTGGCCGCCGACGTGCTGGGCGACGCCCACGCGCTCGACATCGGCCAGCCCACGGCAACCCTGGCACTGACGGTCTGGCGTCAGGTAATCGCTCGAACCGATTACAACAATGATGACGTCGATAGCGAGCCAACGGGAGACGGCGAGCTGGAGCCGGGCGGTGGTGCGGAGCGCGACCGCGACGTGTGGGCCAAGGCCGGCGTGCTGGTCAATGAATTGGCTCGCCCGGTGCTGTTCCTGAACCTGCCCATGCGCGATGCAGGAAATTACAGTCAGTCGCAGGGAGAGCCTGTTTACGCTTCGCTGCGGTCGCTGTTGCGGTCTCCACCGTCGTGGGACGTGGCGGATCGCAAGGTCTATGTCTGTGAGAATCCCAACCTGGTCGCAATCGCCGCGGATCACTGGGGCTCCGATTGCGCGCCGCTAGTCTGCACTGACGGCATGCCCGCCGCAGCACAGCGATGCCTGCTGTCGCAGCTGGCTAAAGCGCGGGCGCAGCTTTTCTATCATGGCGATTTCGATTGGCCGGGAGTGCGGATCGGCAACCACGTCATGCGCGAGCACGGCGCCCAACCCTGGCGTTTTGGGGCGAGCGACTACGAGTCCGCCGTCGAACAGACCTCATGTCTTGGACAGGCTCTCACGGGAAAGGCTGCGCCCGCGTTATGGGACGAAAGGTTAATGACGGCCATGCAGCAACATCGGCTCTCCATTGCTGAAGAAGCGTTAGCCGCGTCATTGTTGGAGGATCTCAGGGCCACATAA
- a CDS encoding TIGR02680 family protein, producing MNDRPASFAALSERPALPIPARQRWQPLRLGLVELFHYDSEEFWFRDGHLLLRGNNGTGKSKVLSLTLPFLLDAQLKSSRIEPDGDSGKKMSWNLLMGSYDRRIGYAWIEFGRLADDGTPHYLTLGAGLAAVAARPQVDSWFFVLEDSIGAPRINQDIWLTSDQRVVLTRERLRDALHGRGQVFDTAVSYRRAVDERLFHLGTRRYDALMDTLIQLRQPQLSKKPDETALSDALTEALPPLAPELLGDVAEALGQLEEDRRQLEEYQALARAVERFDQRYRIYAGTQSRRQARALRQAQTEFDSASRARGDAQARLERAETAEALARIIHDDAELALKREQARLDILRADPTMQDANRLESAERDALARQRALQVATAAVDEVRRRLKRSTEETGHGVQRMTQAERVMTKLRQNNATHAEAAGIVGLHAGSPLATLAAADLVALTPQAFDNACADLRTLIVDRREQIALLRRRHTEVTEAEALHTQRQNTRDERQGTVEATAKRREQADTEVDHEGHNLIQAWERYFASLKQLRVSSDDGRAALTALADWVVGLDGDNPARHCLQTEQQHASLRLAQRRVALDGQRQTLETELNTLEDERNRLEAGVDATPPNPHTRGADARDAREGAPLWQLVDFREEVTAAQRAGLEAALEAAGLLDAWVSPDGHLQAGDGVELLHDTQVLQRQPHALSLAGWLHADTPTDIAVPAALVERLLSGIACTDDDPADIEAWVAPDGRFRLAALVGAWAKPAAVYIGHAARAAARKQRLADVVGRLTLIADELIAVQAMDAQLTRDQDRAADEWRLAPSEEELRNAHLAAAASAREAQTARQQLSEADLQYLEAAQALQTVRQRLAADATDLRLPALSAELPAVEMALNHYHDAQLRLAQAVHEVRLALPELQRQRNRENETRDDLKKQDEQFAAARIEAEEAAVRFEVLRGSVGARVEELQRRLADASTAVKASNSALTIARDVLSKSGEARAVAHEQAATASTLFGQRSNARAEAIAKFQHFAATGLLAAALPQANLPDLGGPWTIDPALTLARRAEQALFELKDDDDAWTRLQRQIGEDLTELQRALSALGHQAHAEQSDWGLIVRVVYQNRPEPPDRLAARLAEEIAQRSELLTANERAVLENHLQAEIASEVQRLLQAAETQRDAINKELHHRPTSTGVRYRLLWQPLAEEEGAPVGLEAARKRLLNTSADLWSSDDRRVVGAMLQQRIAAERERADSGAGKDVGGSLIEQLARALDYRRWHRFRVERWQDGHWRKLSGPASSGERALGLTVPLFAAVASFYSQGSYALAPRLMLLDEAFAGIDDTARAHCMGLIREFDLDFVITSEREWACYAELPGVAICQLQRREGIDAVFVSRWSWDGRAKTRQDDPDRRFAPT from the coding sequence ATGAACGACCGGCCGGCTTCATTTGCTGCTCTCTCCGAGAGACCCGCGCTGCCAATCCCGGCGCGGCAACGCTGGCAGCCTTTGCGGCTTGGACTGGTGGAGCTGTTTCACTACGACAGCGAGGAGTTCTGGTTCCGCGACGGTCATCTGCTGCTGCGGGGCAACAACGGCACCGGCAAATCCAAGGTGCTGTCGCTGACGCTGCCCTTCCTGCTCGATGCACAGCTCAAGTCCTCGCGCATCGAACCCGACGGCGACAGCGGCAAGAAGATGTCCTGGAACCTGTTGATGGGTAGCTATGACCGGCGCATCGGCTACGCCTGGATCGAATTCGGCCGCCTCGCCGATGACGGCACGCCGCATTACCTCACACTCGGCGCCGGGCTTGCGGCGGTCGCTGCGCGTCCCCAGGTGGACAGCTGGTTCTTCGTGTTGGAGGATTCTATTGGCGCTCCGCGCATCAATCAGGATATCTGGCTGACGAGTGATCAGCGCGTGGTCCTGACTCGGGAACGCCTGCGTGACGCGCTGCACGGCCGCGGCCAGGTGTTCGATACCGCCGTCAGCTACCGGCGCGCGGTCGATGAGCGATTGTTCCACCTCGGCACCAGGCGCTACGACGCCTTGATGGATACGCTGATTCAGTTGCGTCAGCCGCAACTGTCGAAAAAGCCTGACGAAACCGCGCTCTCGGACGCACTGACCGAGGCCTTGCCACCGCTCGCACCCGAACTGCTTGGGGACGTCGCCGAGGCTCTGGGCCAGTTGGAGGAGGATCGCCGCCAACTCGAGGAATACCAGGCGCTGGCAAGAGCCGTCGAGCGCTTCGACCAGCGCTACCGGATCTACGCTGGCACCCAGAGCCGGCGGCAGGCCCGCGCGCTGCGCCAGGCCCAGACCGAGTTCGACAGTGCAAGCCGGGCGCGCGGCGACGCGCAGGCGCGGCTCGAGAGGGCCGAGACCGCGGAAGCGCTCGCCCGGATAATTCACGACGACGCGGAACTTGCGCTCAAGCGCGAGCAGGCTCGGCTTGATATCCTGCGTGCCGACCCGACCATGCAGGACGCGAACCGTCTCGAATCCGCCGAGCGGGACGCTCTGGCTCGGCAGCGTGCGCTGCAAGTCGCCACCGCGGCGGTCGACGAGGTGCGACGGCGATTAAAGCGCAGCACTGAGGAGACCGGGCACGGCGTCCAGCGCATGACGCAAGCCGAACGTGTGATGACGAAGCTACGTCAGAACAACGCGACGCATGCCGAGGCCGCAGGTATCGTCGGCCTGCACGCCGGTAGCCCGCTCGCAACGCTCGCCGCCGCCGATCTGGTCGCATTGACGCCACAAGCCTTCGACAATGCATGCGCCGACCTTCGCACCTTGATCGTTGATCGACGCGAACAGATCGCATTGTTGCGGCGACGCCATACTGAGGTGACGGAGGCCGAAGCCCTGCATACACAACGCCAGAACACCCGCGACGAAAGACAGGGCACGGTAGAGGCCACGGCAAAACGACGCGAGCAAGCCGATACGGAGGTCGATCACGAGGGCCACAACCTGATTCAGGCCTGGGAGCGCTACTTCGCCAGCCTGAAGCAACTGCGGGTCAGCTCCGACGACGGCCGCGCAGCGCTCACGGCCCTCGCCGACTGGGTTGTTGGGCTGGATGGCGACAATCCGGCGCGACATTGCCTGCAAACGGAGCAGCAGCACGCCAGCCTGCGTCTGGCGCAGCGTCGCGTGGCGCTCGACGGCCAACGCCAGACGCTGGAGACGGAGCTCAACACCCTCGAAGACGAACGCAACCGTCTCGAAGCCGGGGTCGATGCGACGCCGCCCAACCCGCATACGCGCGGCGCCGATGCCAGAGATGCGCGCGAGGGTGCGCCGCTCTGGCAATTGGTGGATTTTCGCGAAGAGGTCACGGCTGCTCAGCGCGCCGGCCTCGAGGCCGCGCTTGAAGCCGCCGGCCTGCTCGACGCATGGGTCTCGCCCGATGGCCACCTGCAGGCCGGCGACGGAGTAGAGCTGTTGCACGACACCCAGGTGCTGCAGCGACAGCCGCACGCGCTCTCGCTCGCTGGTTGGCTGCACGCTGACACGCCCACCGATATCGCGGTACCGGCCGCACTCGTCGAACGCCTGCTGTCCGGCATCGCCTGCACCGATGACGATCCCGCGGACATCGAAGCCTGGGTCGCCCCCGACGGTCGCTTTCGGCTCGCCGCGCTGGTCGGCGCCTGGGCCAAACCCGCGGCAGTCTATATCGGCCATGCGGCCCGCGCCGCAGCCCGCAAGCAGCGACTGGCCGACGTAGTCGGCCGCCTGACACTAATCGCCGATGAGCTCATTGCGGTCCAGGCGATGGACGCGCAACTCACGCGCGATCAGGATCGAGCCGCCGATGAATGGCGTCTGGCTCCCTCCGAAGAGGAGTTGCGCAACGCCCATCTTGCGGCGGCCGCCAGTGCGCGCGAGGCTCAGACCGCCCGCCAGCAATTGAGCGAGGCTGATCTTCAATACCTGGAGGCCGCACAAGCCCTGCAGACGGTGCGGCAACGACTCGCCGCCGATGCCACCGATCTGCGCCTTCCTGCATTATCAGCCGAGTTACCGGCGGTCGAGATGGCGTTGAACCACTATCACGATGCCCAACTCCGCCTCGCCCAGGCTGTTCACGAGGTACGTCTGGCGCTCCCCGAGCTGCAGCGGCAACGCAACCGCGAGAACGAAACCCGCGACGATCTGAAGAAGCAGGATGAACAATTTGCGGCTGCCCGCATTGAGGCGGAAGAAGCCGCCGTCCGGTTCGAGGTGTTGCGCGGATCCGTCGGCGCCAGGGTCGAGGAGCTGCAACGGCGGCTGGCCGATGCCAGCACCGCCGTCAAGGCCAGCAATTCCGCACTAACGATCGCGCGCGACGTCCTGAGCAAATCCGGCGAGGCGCGCGCGGTCGCGCACGAACAGGCGGCGACTGCGAGCACTCTGTTCGGACAACGCAGCAACGCGCGCGCCGAAGCAATCGCGAAGTTCCAACACTTCGCAGCCACCGGCCTGCTCGCGGCTGCGCTACCGCAAGCCAACCTGCCTGACCTGGGCGGCCCGTGGACGATCGACCCCGCGCTTACTCTGGCTCGCCGCGCGGAACAAGCCTTATTCGAACTCAAGGACGACGACGACGCCTGGACACGCCTGCAACGGCAGATCGGCGAAGACCTGACGGAGCTACAACGCGCCCTCAGCGCACTCGGCCACCAGGCGCACGCAGAACAGAGCGATTGGGGGCTTATCGTCCGCGTCGTCTACCAGAACCGACCCGAACCGCCGGATCGCCTTGCCGCGCGCCTCGCCGAAGAGATCGCCCAGCGCAGTGAACTGCTGACGGCGAACGAGCGCGCTGTGCTGGAGAACCATCTGCAGGCCGAAATCGCTTCCGAAGTGCAGCGCCTGCTGCAAGCGGCCGAAACTCAGCGCGATGCGATCAACAAAGAATTGCACCATCGCCCGACCTCCACCGGGGTACGCTATCGTCTGCTGTGGCAGCCCCTGGCGGAAGAAGAAGGCGCTCCGGTCGGCCTCGAAGCAGCGCGCAAACGCCTGCTCAATACCAGCGCAGACCTTTGGTCTTCTGACGACCGGAGAGTGGTCGGCGCGATGTTGCAGCAGCGCATCGCCGCCGAGCGCGAGAGAGCCGATTCGGGCGCCGGAAAGGATGTGGGCGGCAGCCTGATCGAGCAACTCGCCCGCGCGCTGGACTATCGCCGTTGGCACCGCTTTCGCGTCGAGCGCTGGCAGGACGGGCACTGGCGCAAACTCTCCGGTCCGGCCTCCAGCGGAGAGCGCGCGCTCGGCCTCACCGTGCCGCTGTTCGCCGCGGTCGCCAGTTTCTACAGTCAGGGCAGCTACGCGCTGGCGCCGCGCCTGATGTTGCTCGATGAAGCGTTCGCCGGCATCGATGATACCGCGCGCGCCCATTGCATGGGGCTGATCCGCGAGTTCGATCTCGACTTCGTCATCACCAGCGAGCGTGAATGGGCCTGCTATGCCGAACTGCCCGGCGTCGCCATTTGCCAGTTGCAGCGGCGTGAAGGCATCGACGCGGTGTTCGTGTCGCGTTGGAGCTGGGACGGTCGCGCCAAGACACGCCAAGACGATCCAGATCGCAGATTTGCGCCGACATGA
- a CDS encoding TIGR02678 family protein, with protein sequence MAASVGRDSRSIGQQQRRFQNEEFRSAVRALLMTPLMSPDHDDFPAIRRQADALRDWFGRETGWALHVEQEGARLYKRPADLASTMRGLPFYDRRRYVLLCLACAVLERADPQITLRLLGERLLQFAAEPTLVASGFIFTLGAPHERRELVAVCRTLLDLGVLQRVAGDEDAFVHTGGDQADALYDVQRRALAGMLAAVRGPSTFRPEDAPVTLHQRLHALADEHVADSDEGRRTVLRRQLARRLLDDPVVYTDTLDAESRAYFVNQRGAMAARLSDATGLVAEQRAEGLALVDEAGSLTDVAMPAEGTDAHVTLLVAEFLATVYRQRQTDAAGATQPFSGMIREQDVVDYLRESKPRYGKYWRKSAREPGAERELAEIALDRLEKLQLIVRDAETVYPRPALARFALGEAEVRNVRETRGVQTAAADALVGPT encoded by the coding sequence ATGGCCGCCAGCGTTGGTAGAGACAGCCGCAGCATCGGCCAGCAACAGCGTCGGTTCCAGAACGAGGAATTTCGCAGTGCCGTGCGCGCCTTGCTGATGACGCCGCTGATGAGTCCGGACCACGACGATTTTCCGGCGATCCGGCGTCAGGCCGACGCACTGCGCGACTGGTTTGGGCGAGAAACCGGCTGGGCGCTGCACGTCGAACAAGAGGGTGCTCGACTTTATAAGCGACCGGCCGACCTCGCCAGCACGATGCGCGGTTTGCCGTTTTATGATCGCCGCCGTTACGTGCTGTTGTGCCTGGCTTGCGCGGTGCTCGAACGCGCTGACCCGCAGATCACGTTGCGACTGCTGGGTGAGCGGCTGCTGCAATTCGCCGCCGAGCCGACGCTGGTGGCTTCCGGCTTCATCTTCACGCTCGGCGCTCCCCACGAGCGGCGTGAACTGGTGGCGGTGTGCCGCACCTTGCTCGACTTGGGCGTGCTGCAGCGTGTCGCCGGCGACGAAGACGCCTTTGTCCATACCGGGGGCGATCAGGCAGATGCCCTCTACGACGTGCAGCGCCGCGCGCTCGCCGGCATGCTGGCCGCCGTGCGCGGGCCGTCGACTTTCCGGCCGGAAGATGCGCCGGTCACGCTCCACCAGCGACTGCATGCCTTGGCCGACGAGCATGTGGCTGACAGCGATGAGGGCCGACGCACCGTTCTGCGCCGCCAACTGGCACGCCGGCTGCTCGACGATCCGGTAGTCTATACCGACACACTGGACGCCGAGTCTCGGGCCTATTTTGTCAACCAGCGTGGCGCCATGGCGGCCCGCCTGTCTGACGCAACCGGGCTGGTCGCGGAGCAACGCGCCGAAGGTCTGGCGCTGGTCGACGAGGCTGGCTCGCTGACAGATGTGGCGATGCCCGCAGAAGGCACCGACGCCCATGTCACGCTGCTGGTCGCGGAGTTCCTGGCCACCGTTTACAGGCAGCGGCAGACGGATGCCGCCGGCGCGACCCAACCATTCTCTGGTATGATCAGGGAACAAGACGTCGTCGATTACCTGCGCGAGAGCAAGCCCCGCTATGGCAAATATTGGCGCAAATCTGCGCGTGAACCCGGCGCCGAACGCGAGCTTGCGGAGATCGCCCTTGATCGGCTGGAAAAGCTTCAACTGATTGTGCGAGATGCCGAGACGGTCTATCCGCGCCCGGCGCTCGCCCGGTTTGCGCTCGGTGAGGCCGAGGTCCGCAACGTTCGTGAAACACGCGGCGTACAGACCGCGGCTGCCGATGCCCTGGTCGGTCCGACATGA